In Amycolatopsis sp. EV170708-02-1, the following are encoded in one genomic region:
- a CDS encoding AMP-binding protein has protein sequence MSASEAYRTFREARDYLQAHREDYDTAYRDFTWPQPAEFNWALDWFDVVAADPANQDRYALWIVEEDGIENRWTYPEMARRSNQVANWLRSLGVARGDRLIVMLGNQGELWQTILAAIKLGAVIIPASTLLGPADLTDRVERGAAKHVVIRSVDAHKFENVEGDYTRIAVGEPVEGWRSFVDAYEEADTFTPDGPTAAEDPLLLYFTSGTTAKPKLVQHTQVSYPIGHLSTMYWIGLEPGDVHLNISSPGWAKHAWSNVFAPWNAEATVFLYNYARFDAVSLMAQMERCGITSFCAPPTVWRMLIQADLTVLKTPPRKVVGAGEPLNPEVIDQVEKAWGVTIRDGFGQTESSVQIANTPGQDVVPGSMGRPLPGFTVALVDPVTGERAQEGEICLDLDKRPVGLMAGYADDEERSAAAFANGFYHTGDVGSIDERGYITYVGRTDDVFKASDYRISPFELESVLLEHEAVAEAAVVPAPDPIRLAVPKAYVVLTNGHEPTADTAVSILAFCREHLAPYKRIRRLEFTDLPKTISGKIRRVELRGRENDADGRPAGEFREEDFPQLKG, from the coding sequence GTGAGCGCTTCGGAGGCATACCGCACGTTCCGCGAGGCACGGGACTATCTGCAGGCCCATCGCGAGGACTACGACACCGCCTATCGGGACTTCACCTGGCCCCAGCCCGCCGAGTTCAATTGGGCCCTGGACTGGTTCGACGTGGTCGCGGCCGATCCGGCCAATCAGGACCGGTACGCGCTGTGGATCGTCGAAGAGGACGGCATCGAGAACCGCTGGACCTACCCGGAGATGGCTCGGCGGTCCAACCAGGTCGCGAACTGGCTCCGCTCGCTCGGCGTGGCCAGGGGCGACCGGCTGATCGTGATGCTGGGCAACCAGGGCGAGCTGTGGCAGACGATCCTCGCCGCGATCAAACTGGGCGCCGTCATCATCCCGGCCTCGACTCTGCTCGGCCCGGCGGACCTCACCGACCGGGTCGAGCGGGGCGCGGCGAAACACGTCGTGATCCGATCCGTCGACGCGCACAAGTTCGAGAACGTCGAGGGCGACTACACGCGCATCGCCGTCGGTGAACCGGTCGAGGGCTGGCGGTCCTTTGTGGACGCCTACGAGGAAGCGGACACCTTCACGCCCGACGGCCCGACGGCGGCGGAAGACCCGCTCCTGCTGTACTTCACCTCGGGAACCACCGCGAAGCCGAAACTGGTGCAGCACACGCAGGTTTCGTATCCGATCGGGCATCTGTCCACAATGTACTGGATCGGCCTCGAGCCGGGCGACGTCCACCTCAACATCTCCTCGCCCGGCTGGGCGAAACACGCGTGGAGCAACGTCTTCGCGCCGTGGAACGCCGAGGCGACGGTGTTCCTCTACAACTACGCGCGGTTCGACGCGGTCTCGCTGATGGCGCAGATGGAACGGTGCGGGATCACCAGTTTCTGCGCCCCGCCGACGGTGTGGCGGATGCTCATCCAGGCGGATCTGACCGTGCTGAAGACGCCGCCGCGCAAGGTGGTCGGCGCGGGCGAACCGCTCAACCCCGAGGTGATCGACCAGGTCGAAAAGGCTTGGGGCGTCACGATTCGCGACGGTTTCGGGCAGACGGAAAGCAGCGTCCAGATCGCCAACACGCCCGGACAGGACGTCGTGCCGGGGTCGATGGGCCGTCCGCTGCCCGGTTTCACCGTGGCGCTCGTGGACCCCGTCACCGGCGAACGCGCGCAGGAAGGCGAGATCTGCCTCGACCTCGACAAGCGGCCGGTCGGGCTGATGGCCGGATACGCCGACGACGAAGAGCGCTCCGCCGCGGCGTTCGCGAACGGCTTTTACCACACCGGTGACGTCGGTTCGATCGACGAACGGGGCTACATCACCTACGTGGGCCGGACGGACGACGTCTTCAAGGCGTCGGACTACCGGATCTCGCCGTTCGAGCTGGAAAGTGTCCTGCTGGAACACGAGGCGGTCGCCGAAGCGGCGGTCGTCCCGGCGCCGGACCCGATCCGCCTCGCGGTGCCGAAGGCGTACGTCGTCCTGACGAACGGGCACGAACCCACGGCCGACACCGCGGTGTCCATCCTGGCCTTCTGCCGGGAACATCTGGCCCCGTACAAGCGAATCCGGCGTCTGGAGTTCACCGACCTGCCGAAGACGATCTCCGGCAAGATCCGCCGGGTCGAACTGCGCGGCCGCGAGAACGACGCCGACGGGCGGCCGGCGGGGGAGTTCCGCGAGGAGGACTTCCCGCAGCTGAAGGGCTGA
- a CDS encoding crotonase/enoyl-CoA hydratase family protein → MTATADSLPDLVSLKVEIDGHVAEVTLLGPSKGNAMGPDFWRELPIVFRALDADPQVRAVVLTGSGKHFSYGLDLPAMMPSWGEMLGGDALAGPRTKFLDEVKTLQASVSSIAECRKPVIAAISGWCIGGGVDVIAAADIRLASADAKFSVREVKVAIVADLGSLQRLAPIIGEGHLRELALTGKDIDAARAEKIGLVNDVHADQETLLAEARKLAAEIATNPPLVVQGTKNVLSANTERQVADGLRYVSAWNAAFLPSKDLGEAVQAFLERRAPEFKGE, encoded by the coding sequence ATGACCGCTACAGCTGACAGTCTTCCCGATCTCGTTTCGCTCAAGGTGGAGATCGACGGGCACGTCGCCGAAGTGACGCTGCTCGGTCCGTCCAAGGGCAACGCGATGGGCCCCGATTTCTGGCGCGAGCTGCCGATCGTCTTCCGCGCGCTCGACGCGGACCCGCAGGTCAGGGCGGTCGTGCTGACCGGGAGCGGCAAGCACTTCTCCTACGGGCTCGACCTGCCCGCCATGATGCCCAGCTGGGGCGAAATGCTCGGCGGCGACGCGCTCGCGGGCCCGCGAACCAAGTTCCTCGACGAGGTCAAGACCCTCCAGGCGAGCGTCTCCTCGATCGCGGAATGCCGCAAACCGGTCATCGCGGCCATTTCCGGCTGGTGCATCGGCGGTGGCGTCGACGTGATCGCGGCCGCGGACATCCGGCTGGCGAGCGCCGACGCGAAGTTCAGCGTGCGCGAGGTCAAGGTCGCGATCGTGGCCGACCTCGGCAGCCTCCAGCGGCTCGCGCCGATCATCGGTGAGGGGCACCTGCGCGAACTGGCGCTCACCGGCAAGGACATCGACGCCGCCCGCGCCGAGAAGATCGGCCTGGTCAACGACGTCCACGCGGATCAGGAGACCCTGCTGGCCGAGGCCCGCAAGCTGGCGGCGGAGATCGCCACGAACCCGCCGCTGGTCGTGCAGGGCACCAAGAACGTCCTCTCGGCCAACACCGAACGTCAGGTCGCGGACGGCCTGCGTTACGTCTCGGCCTGGAACGCGGCCTTCCTGCCCAGCAAGGACCTCGGCGAGGCCGTGCAGGCCTTCCTCGAGCGCCGCGCGCCCGAGTTCAAGGGAGAGTAG
- a CDS encoding alpha/beta fold hydrolase yields the protein MSPASSATAVADLPAPTPGRRRERSSRPIELSGSFTHEGHRLAYTEFGSGDRVVVLTHGIMLTRRMHAPLARRLARAGFRAVTLDLLGHGDSDRPTDSWLYSMPAFAEQTVALLDHLEIDAAVIGGTSLGANVALEVGVAAPERALGLVVEMPVLDNAIVAGLITFAPLLMAARFLPVTVQGVALAAKLVPHGNQWVDVVTDTLSQRPAPMAALLHGVLFGRIAPPKSIRCKIETPALVIGHERDPIHPFGDADTLAADMPAAEFVQARSPVELRFDPTRLTDTIADFSARCHDR from the coding sequence ATGAGCCCGGCCAGCAGTGCCACCGCGGTCGCCGACCTGCCCGCACCGACCCCCGGACGGCGACGGGAACGATCCTCCCGGCCGATCGAACTGTCGGGATCCTTCACCCATGAGGGTCACCGGCTCGCCTACACCGAGTTCGGCTCCGGCGACCGGGTGGTCGTGCTCACCCACGGCATCATGCTGACGAGGCGGATGCACGCCCCGCTCGCCCGTAGGCTGGCCCGCGCCGGTTTCCGGGCGGTGACCCTCGACCTGCTCGGGCACGGCGATTCGGACCGCCCCACCGACTCGTGGCTGTACTCGATGCCCGCGTTCGCGGAGCAGACCGTCGCGCTGCTCGACCACCTGGAGATCGACGCCGCCGTCATCGGCGGGACCTCCCTGGGCGCCAACGTCGCGCTCGAAGTGGGCGTCGCCGCGCCGGAGCGGGCGCTCGGCCTGGTCGTCGAGATGCCCGTGCTGGACAACGCGATCGTCGCCGGGCTGATCACCTTCGCGCCGCTGCTCATGGCCGCCCGGTTCCTGCCGGTGACCGTGCAGGGTGTGGCGCTGGCGGCGAAACTCGTGCCGCACGGCAACCAGTGGGTCGACGTCGTCACCGACACGCTGTCCCAGCGGCCCGCGCCGATGGCCGCGCTCCTGCACGGCGTGCTCTTCGGGCGGATCGCGCCGCCCAAGTCGATCCGGTGCAAGATCGAGACCCCGGCGCTGGTCATCGGGCACGAACGCGACCCGATCCACCCCTTCGGCGACGCGGACACGCTGGCCGCGGACATGCCGGCGGCCGAGTTCGTCCAGGCCCGCAGCCCGGTCGAGCTGCGCTTCGACCCCACCCGCCTGACCGACACCATCGCCGACTTCTCCGCGCGCTGCCATGACCGTTGA
- a CDS encoding GNAT family N-acetyltransferase — protein MTVDPAPVRDSEELRTARLILRRPGPEDLDAIFALHTDPEACAHNPSDLLETRKDAELLLLRWSHQWNRYGFGYWTIRRHDSPQALGFCGVKIVGFRRRPVLNLFYRLFPASWGSGYAGEAATAAVDWARAHRPDDLVIARVRPENVASQRVALRAGLVRAEHLDTPGDDGTDWFYVSDPGSVCW, from the coding sequence ATGACCGTTGATCCGGCGCCGGTCCGCGACTCGGAGGAACTGCGGACCGCGCGGCTGATCCTGCGCAGACCGGGTCCCGAAGATCTCGACGCGATCTTCGCCCTCCACACCGATCCCGAGGCCTGCGCGCACAACCCTTCGGATCTGCTGGAGACGCGTAAGGACGCGGAGCTGCTGCTGCTCCGCTGGTCTCACCAGTGGAACCGGTACGGCTTCGGGTACTGGACGATCCGCCGCCACGACTCACCGCAGGCGCTGGGATTCTGCGGGGTGAAGATCGTCGGCTTCCGGCGCCGCCCGGTCCTGAACCTCTTCTACCGCTTGTTCCCCGCGTCCTGGGGTTCCGGGTACGCCGGCGAGGCCGCCACCGCGGCGGTGGACTGGGCCCGTGCCCACCGGCCGGACGACCTCGTGATCGCCCGCGTCCGGCCGGAGAACGTCGCGTCGCAACGGGTGGCGCTGCGAGCCGGGCTGGTCCGCGCGGAGCACCTCGACACCCCCGGCGACGACGGGACCGACTGGTTCTACGTCTCGGACCCCGGCTCAGTCTGTTGGTGA